A region from the Phycisphaerae bacterium genome encodes:
- a CDS encoding HD domain-containing phosphohydrolase: MTTTAFDQSDLAVGSEAMRFFPVEVATIEDGTLEMDVYLDSAGDGSSYVLYCAKGAAFTSKLREKLIPRNVRFLYVPMSQHKEYRKALARYLEKTYTDPHRERSERIRIVREACTKMIDDVLLFPERPESLETVKDVSRQFAEWVDEDQVGFSYLMDMATHDYYTVTHMVNVGVGCGLLAKQLKPDDSQWHAALIEGGLLHHVGKRRIPTEILNKEGKLSPEEWELVKSHPGTGFDLIKTNPAMSQIVMDMVHSHHERFDGAGYPIGLAGEQISEEARICSVIDVFDAICAARPYRGPLPPEQTLKVLAEGKSTCFDPEMVDAWDAIVRGLLEADPQRVPPQGAANESLSLDSFVQQSPSGGTRAEPINRRRHPRFECCLNARARWLDKRTEHPGKGDMWAEVIVLDISQGGARISMALPIEVDEVLELEVPAKGRPPVRRVGRIVHVATESGPRWRAGMVFL; this comes from the coding sequence ATGACAACGACTGCCTTCGACCAATCCGACCTCGCCGTCGGCAGCGAGGCCATGAGGTTTTTTCCGGTCGAGGTTGCCACCATCGAGGACGGCACCCTCGAGATGGACGTATACCTCGACTCGGCCGGAGATGGTAGCAGCTATGTGCTCTACTGCGCGAAGGGTGCCGCCTTTACCAGCAAGCTGCGAGAGAAGCTGATCCCGCGGAACGTCCGGTTCCTGTACGTTCCGATGTCGCAGCACAAAGAGTATCGCAAAGCTCTCGCCCGCTACCTCGAGAAGACCTACACCGATCCCCATAGGGAACGATCCGAGCGAATCCGCATCGTCCGGGAGGCATGCACCAAAATGATTGACGACGTGCTGCTCTTTCCGGAGCGGCCGGAGTCCCTCGAAACCGTAAAAGACGTCAGCCGCCAGTTCGCCGAGTGGGTCGACGAAGATCAGGTGGGCTTCTCCTACCTGATGGACATGGCGACGCACGATTACTATACCGTCACCCACATGGTTAACGTTGGCGTGGGCTGCGGCTTGCTCGCCAAGCAGCTCAAACCGGACGATTCGCAGTGGCACGCGGCGTTGATCGAAGGCGGACTCCTGCACCACGTAGGCAAACGCAGAATCCCCACGGAGATACTTAACAAGGAGGGAAAGCTCTCACCCGAAGAGTGGGAACTGGTCAAGTCTCACCCCGGTACGGGCTTTGACCTCATCAAGACAAACCCTGCCATGTCCCAGATCGTTATGGACATGGTACACTCCCATCACGAGCGTTTTGACGGGGCGGGGTACCCGATCGGTCTGGCCGGCGAACAGATCAGCGAAGAGGCTCGAATCTGTTCGGTCATCGACGTCTTCGATGCCATTTGCGCGGCGAGGCCCTATCGCGGGCCGCTCCCCCCCGAACAGACGCTCAAGGTACTTGCGGAAGGCAAGAGCACCTGCTTCGATCCGGAGATGGTCGATGCCTGGGACGCCATCGTTCGCGGCCTTCTGGAGGCCGACCCGCAGCGAGTACCCCCTCAGGGCGCCGCAAATGAGTCCCTTTCGTTGGACTCATTTGTTCAGCAGTCGCCGTCGGGTGGTACGCGCGCCGAGCCCATCAATCGAAGGCGCCATCCACGATTCGAATGCTGCCTGAATGCCCGCGCTCGATGGCTGGACAAACGTACCGAACACCCGGGCAAGGGAGACATGTGGGCGGAGGTGATTGTCCTGGACATCAGCCAGGGCGGAGCCAGGATCTCAATGGCGTTGCCGATCGAAGTCGACGAAGTGCTCGAGCTCGAAGTGCCTGCCAAGGGACGTCCGCCCGTGCGTCGCGTCGGCCGCATCGTTCACGTGGCAACGGAGTCCGGCCCTCGCTGGCGGGCCGGTATGGTATTTCTGTAA
- a CDS encoding response regulator — translation MGKLKDVLTTGDVARICNVAPRTVSKWFDTGQLRGYRIPGSKDRRIPLAQLIRFMKAHGIPLDHLETGRPRILIVDADVDLARLLEKALEERFDYEVMVASSAFEAGALMEQCKPAVVLVDIDVPGIEGRVLFRFIAARGELQGTQVVAMGAAITDADRQSLLQQGYHNTIAKPFNVQQLAALVEESLAVGI, via the coding sequence ATGGGCAAACTCAAAGACGTGCTCACGACCGGCGATGTCGCCAGGATCTGCAATGTTGCCCCTCGGACAGTATCCAAGTGGTTCGACACCGGGCAGCTTCGCGGCTACCGGATTCCGGGCAGCAAGGACCGCCGCATTCCACTGGCCCAGCTCATCCGTTTCATGAAAGCCCACGGCATACCTCTCGACCACCTGGAGACCGGCCGCCCGCGCATACTGATTGTTGACGCCGACGTGGATCTGGCCCGGTTGCTGGAGAAGGCTCTGGAAGAACGCTTCGACTATGAAGTGATGGTAGCCTCATCCGCCTTTGAGGCCGGCGCGCTGATGGAGCAATGCAAGCCGGCCGTGGTGTTGGTGGATATCGACGTGCCGGGCATCGAGGGGAGGGTCCTGTTTCGGTTCATCGCGGCCCGCGGTGAGCTTCAGGGAACCCAGGTGGTGGCTATGGGGGCCGCCATTACGGATGCGGACCGCCAAAGCCTGCTGCAACAGGGTTACCACAACACCATCGCCAAGCCGTTCAACGTTCAGCAACTCGCTGCTTTGGTCGAGGAATCGCTGGCGGTCGGAATCTGA
- a CDS encoding glycoside hydrolase family 99-like domain-containing protein translates to MGKHRRSSAAGLLGVFFLVVVFPARGATERVLARWDFDSRSGWNGWLPGGTIKNVEFGPDGVAFDALGPDPIIVSPEFELSPATNRQYVTIDLDCSAAGRAELFFTNKTTGPYGGFEPKWVNLAFVPSGGRQSLTIWPFWGVLQKVIRIRFDPPSGVRCRLSSIRIVDASQSGGPPAWSFRDANDPWRPMCASTAERTGEGLVVRATAPQASIAVVVAPFAAERRFILRLDARCPGEDVLGFYWATDDQPGLIGRPIPIAGEGHARSIELDLRCFPEWKGTVTHLALAFGTHGSETLTLRSMSIDENDATRPFLRLRHMGFERPVSRPGKAAGVQAVLEHVGGPAVPAGVASFAVDENVRCEKPSVSMPAVEPGKRAEVATEIIPSKPGSTSVTLHANGQTFTRILHVDEPITDPTLLDRGSDNYDVPKPRPVKTRYQIGVYYFPGWSPDQISRWQKQADFPERDPVLGWYKEGLPEVADWHVKWAVENGISFFVFDWYWRDGKEELGRALNDGFLNARYRDYMKFAVMWANHPPFAGHTPDQLLAVTEYWLKHYFRRPNYLTRDGKPYVSFFSVHELLTDLGGPEKTKAAFDAMRRRVRDAGLAGLHIAACTGNDSHSIEMVRKAGFDSMTAYNYSGAGATMPQSSYRSFLLGHESIWKAMRQAGNPPYVPLLTVGWDPRPWHGPRTNSRFARRTRDFAEALGRLKVDLDMNRERMALLEAWNEWGEGSYIEPNAEFGFRDLEAVRRTFAEPGDWPVNVAPQDLGLDGKYDLRAEKK, encoded by the coding sequence ATGGGCAAACATAGGCGATCTTCCGCTGCCGGTCTGCTGGGCGTGTTCTTTCTGGTAGTCGTCTTCCCCGCTCGCGGGGCGACGGAAAGAGTCCTGGCCCGTTGGGATTTCGACTCCCGATCAGGATGGAACGGTTGGTTGCCCGGGGGCACTATCAAGAACGTTGAATTCGGGCCCGACGGCGTAGCCTTCGATGCCCTTGGTCCCGACCCCATCATCGTGAGTCCCGAGTTCGAGTTGTCGCCGGCCACCAACCGGCAGTACGTGACGATCGATCTGGACTGTTCGGCCGCAGGCCGGGCTGAACTCTTCTTCACAAACAAGACAACCGGCCCCTACGGCGGGTTCGAGCCCAAATGGGTCAACTTGGCGTTCGTGCCGTCCGGGGGACGACAGAGCTTGACCATCTGGCCCTTCTGGGGCGTCCTGCAAAAGGTGATCCGGATCCGCTTCGATCCCCCCTCAGGCGTCCGATGCCGCTTGTCGTCCATTCGGATCGTGGATGCATCGCAGTCCGGAGGCCCCCCGGCATGGTCATTTCGCGACGCGAACGACCCGTGGCGGCCCATGTGCGCCTCCACGGCTGAGCGGACCGGTGAGGGCCTCGTTGTGCGGGCGACCGCTCCGCAGGCGAGCATTGCGGTCGTAGTCGCGCCTTTTGCCGCGGAACGGCGATTCATCCTTCGGTTGGACGCCCGATGCCCCGGCGAGGACGTGCTGGGCTTTTACTGGGCGACCGATGACCAGCCCGGCCTGATCGGCCGCCCCATCCCCATCGCTGGTGAAGGCCATGCTCGTTCAATCGAACTGGATCTCCGCTGCTTCCCGGAGTGGAAGGGGACGGTGACTCATCTCGCTCTGGCTTTCGGCACGCACGGAAGCGAGACCCTTACGTTGCGATCGATGAGTATCGACGAGAACGATGCGACACGTCCATTCCTTCGGCTGCGCCACATGGGTTTCGAACGTCCGGTTAGTAGACCGGGCAAGGCCGCCGGCGTTCAAGCCGTGCTGGAACACGTGGGCGGCCCGGCGGTCCCTGCCGGCGTGGCGTCGTTCGCGGTCGATGAGAACGTCCGCTGTGAGAAGCCTTCTGTGAGCATGCCGGCCGTCGAACCCGGCAAGCGCGCCGAGGTCGCCACTGAGATTATCCCGTCGAAGCCCGGATCGACCAGCGTTACCTTGCACGCCAATGGCCAGACGTTCACTCGCATCCTGCATGTCGACGAGCCGATCACAGATCCGACGCTTCTGGATCGCGGGTCCGACAACTATGACGTTCCCAAGCCGAGGCCGGTGAAGACACGCTACCAGATCGGCGTTTATTACTTCCCCGGTTGGTCCCCGGATCAAATCAGCCGCTGGCAGAAACAGGCCGATTTTCCCGAACGCGACCCGGTGCTCGGATGGTACAAAGAAGGCCTCCCGGAAGTCGCCGACTGGCACGTCAAATGGGCCGTCGAAAACGGCATCTCATTCTTTGTCTTCGACTGGTACTGGCGCGACGGCAAGGAGGAATTGGGCCGGGCCCTCAATGACGGCTTCCTCAACGCCCGCTATCGCGATTACATGAAGTTCGCGGTCATGTGGGCCAATCACCCGCCGTTCGCCGGCCACACGCCCGACCAGTTGCTGGCCGTCACCGAGTACTGGCTCAAACACTACTTCCGCCGACCGAATTACCTGACCCGCGACGGAAAGCCCTACGTGAGCTTCTTCAGCGTCCATGAGTTGCTGACCGACCTTGGTGGACCGGAGAAAACCAAGGCGGCTTTCGACGCGATGCGTCGGCGCGTTCGCGATGCCGGTTTGGCAGGACTGCATATTGCCGCCTGCACCGGGAACGATTCGCATAGCATAGAGATGGTTCGGAAGGCCGGCTTCGACTCGATGACCGCCTACAACTACTCCGGTGCCGGGGCCACGATGCCTCAATCCAGCTATCGATCATTCCTCCTGGGCCACGAGTCGATCTGGAAAGCCATGCGGCAGGCCGGGAACCCGCCCTACGTGCCGCTCCTGACCGTGGGTTGGGATCCTCGTCCCTGGCACGGCCCGCGCACCAACAGCAGGTTTGCCCGTCGAACCCGGGATTTCGCGGAAGCCCTCGGCCGGCTGAAGGTCGACCTCGACATGAATCGCGAGCGGATGGCCCTGCTGGAAGCTTGGAACGAGTGGGGCGAAGGCTCATACATCGAGCCCAACGCCGAATTCGGTTTCAGGGATCTGGAGGCCGTTCGCCGCACCTTTGCCGAACCCGGCGACTGGCCGGTCAACGTCGCCCCCCAGGACCTCGGGCTGGACGGAAAATACGACCTGCGAGCAGAAAAAAAGTGA
- the rbsK gene encoding ribokinase translates to MMASSPVVIIGSITMDLVVRTPYIPVGGQTVSGRGFTAIAGGKGANQAVAVARLGEPAVMIGRVGDDAFGATLLCDLKSNGVDCTWVQSTPGVASGITVISVSDSGEKAVTVVGGANLLVTPTDVDAAQEVIKKARICLLQLEIPLETVKHAIEVCRRHGVETVLETAPVPRDGLPDSLLQADVVSLNDQEAAQLTGLSAIKSPAAIAAALSKRGCRSVVLKLGQHGAYVFSPEGESAVPGFAVRVVDTTAAGEAFTAALAVARSWGWKLIEAIRFANAAGALACTRTGAQRSMPALSEVEALLAGQP, encoded by the coding sequence ATGATGGCCTCAAGTCCGGTCGTCATCATCGGAAGCATCACCATGGATCTGGTTGTTCGGACACCGTACATTCCCGTGGGAGGGCAGACGGTTTCCGGCCGGGGTTTTACGGCCATTGCGGGAGGCAAGGGTGCCAACCAGGCAGTCGCGGTTGCCAGGCTGGGCGAACCGGCCGTGATGATCGGCCGGGTTGGCGACGATGCGTTTGGGGCAACGCTGCTCTGCGACCTGAAGAGCAATGGGGTGGATTGCACCTGGGTCCAATCGACGCCGGGAGTCGCCAGCGGCATTACCGTGATCTCGGTGTCCGACAGCGGCGAGAAGGCCGTCACAGTGGTGGGAGGGGCCAATCTCCTGGTCACACCCACCGATGTGGACGCTGCGCAAGAGGTCATCAAGAAGGCCAGGATCTGCCTCTTGCAGTTGGAAATCCCTCTTGAGACTGTGAAGCATGCGATTGAGGTGTGCAGGCGGCACGGCGTCGAGACCGTTCTGGAAACCGCCCCGGTGCCCAGAGACGGCTTGCCGGATTCTCTACTTCAGGCCGACGTGGTTTCTCTGAACGATCAAGAAGCAGCGCAACTGACCGGTCTCTCGGCGATCAAGAGTCCCGCAGCAATCGCTGCCGCCTTGTCCAAGAGGGGCTGCCGATCGGTAGTGCTCAAACTGGGGCAGCACGGGGCCTATGTGTTCTCGCCCGAGGGGGAATCTGCGGTACCGGGTTTTGCGGTCCGTGTTGTGGACACAACCGCAGCGGGCGAGGCTTTCACTGCCGCACTGGCGGTGGCGCGAAGCTGGGGCTGGAAGCTGATCGAAGCCATTCGGTTTGCCAACGCGGCCGGGGCCCTGGCCTGCACGCGGACGGGAGCCCAACGGTCCATGCCTGCGTTGTCGGAAGTGGAAGCTTTGCTGGCAGGCCAGCCGTGA
- a CDS encoding nucleotidyltransferase domain-containing protein, protein MSTSSAPDPLSSALFGKTRRAVLALLLSHPDRSFYLREIARQVGTGLGAAQRELTRLAAAGVIRRISQGHQTHFRANPECPVFAELRGIVLKTSGAAEVLREMLWPLRDRIRLAFIYGSIARGEPREGSDVDLCVIGDTTFSAVVAALGGAHDLLGREVNPTVYPPDEFRRRLARKDHFLYALSRGPRIVILGDERELAGMAEQRLAGPSSDEPARDSRPARSGRPRPRRRTNAAAQR, encoded by the coding sequence ATGAGTACATCCTCTGCACCGGATCCGCTGTCCTCGGCATTGTTCGGCAAGACCCGCCGGGCGGTGCTCGCCTTACTGCTGAGCCATCCAGACCGGTCGTTCTATCTTCGCGAGATTGCCCGGCAGGTGGGAACGGGCTTGGGGGCTGCTCAAAGGGAACTGACACGCCTGGCAGCGGCCGGCGTCATCAGAAGGATCTCGCAGGGTCACCAGACTCACTTCCGCGCCAATCCGGAGTGTCCGGTCTTCGCCGAGTTGCGGGGCATCGTTCTCAAGACCTCAGGCGCCGCCGAAGTCCTCCGCGAAATGCTGTGGCCGCTAAGGGACCGGATCCGCCTTGCGTTCATCTACGGATCAATTGCCCGGGGAGAGCCCCGAGAGGGCAGCGACGTTGATCTCTGTGTCATCGGGGACACGACGTTCTCGGCAGTGGTGGCCGCCTTGGGCGGGGCTCACGACTTGCTGGGCCGGGAAGTGAATCCTACCGTCTATCCGCCCGACGAGTTTCGTCGCAGGTTGGCTCGCAAGGACCACTTCCTCTATGCTCTAAGCCGTGGCCCGCGAATCGTGATTCTCGGAGACGAGCGTGAGCTTGCAGGAATGGCAGAACAACGGCTGGCTGGTCCCTCATCAGACGAGCCCGCAAGAGATAGCAGACCTGCTCGCAGTGGTCGACCGCGACCTCGCCGACGCACAAACGCCGCGGCTCAGCGCTGA
- a CDS encoding alginate lyase family protein, which translates to MKEKLFVGSWLLAQVLVTGMALGAESWTAPTVRLPAAERHPVIACAPEELARLRAAYQAGGPAHVVAANIVKATDKFLDDPVTFPPRGGQHNQWYQCDKCELGLKTLSDTQHQCPKCGKIYTGEPYDDVVFKRHHSRNLSQMRQAAWAYAITGDRKYADYVVKILLGYADRYLKYPYHTNSATKQPKGLSGGHIDEQTLGEATALSRQIAPAYDLIHDSPALSDADRKAVEEQLILPMLKNIDKHKAGKSNWQTWHNAAMLWGGAVIGDEAWIRKAIEQPGQGFAFQMSHCLSEEGMWYENSWGYHFYTLDALVETCEGARRLGIDLWSHPNLKKMFLLPIRYAMANGSLPRFGDDVNASTQRIGSLGEPAYLVYREPLLVPYLSKTPTPENIMLGRKIERQALEHKPSPISP; encoded by the coding sequence ATGAAAGAAAAGCTGTTTGTGGGCTCCTGGCTGTTGGCACAAGTCCTTGTCACAGGCATGGCTCTGGGCGCAGAAAGCTGGACGGCGCCGACGGTGCGGCTTCCGGCTGCCGAGCGGCACCCCGTGATTGCCTGCGCACCCGAGGAGTTGGCCCGGCTCCGCGCCGCCTACCAGGCGGGCGGGCCCGCACATGTTGTCGCCGCCAACATCGTCAAGGCGACCGACAAGTTTCTGGACGACCCGGTCACATTTCCGCCGCGGGGCGGGCAGCACAACCAGTGGTATCAGTGCGACAAGTGCGAACTGGGCCTCAAGACGCTCAGCGACACGCAGCATCAATGCCCCAAGTGCGGCAAGATCTATACCGGAGAGCCCTACGATGACGTGGTCTTCAAGCGGCATCACAGCCGAAACCTCAGCCAGATGCGTCAGGCGGCTTGGGCCTATGCCATCACCGGCGATCGCAAGTACGCGGACTATGTCGTGAAGATCCTGCTCGGCTATGCCGACCGCTATCTCAAGTACCCCTATCACACCAATAGCGCAACGAAGCAACCCAAGGGGCTCTCGGGCGGACACATCGACGAACAGACGCTTGGCGAGGCGACCGCCCTGTCCCGGCAGATCGCTCCGGCCTATGACTTGATTCACGATTCTCCGGCCTTATCCGACGCCGATCGCAAAGCCGTCGAGGAGCAACTCATCCTGCCGATGCTGAAGAACATCGACAAGCACAAGGCCGGCAAGAGCAACTGGCAGACGTGGCACAACGCGGCCATGCTCTGGGGCGGCGCGGTGATCGGCGACGAAGCCTGGATCCGCAAAGCCATCGAGCAGCCGGGTCAGGGCTTCGCCTTTCAGATGAGCCACTGCCTGTCCGAGGAAGGCATGTGGTACGAGAACAGTTGGGGCTATCACTTCTACACGCTGGATGCGCTGGTGGAAACCTGCGAGGGTGCCCGTCGGCTGGGAATCGATCTGTGGAGCCATCCGAATCTCAAGAAGATGTTCCTGCTGCCGATCCGCTACGCCATGGCCAACGGTTCGCTCCCGCGATTCGGGGACGATGTCAACGCCTCCACACAAAGGATCGGCTCACTCGGTGAACCAGCTTACCTGGTCTATCGCGAGCCGCTGCTGGTCCCCTATCTGTCAAAGACACCCACGCCTGAGAACATCATGCTGGGCCGCAAGATCGAGAGGCAGGCGCTTGAGCACAAACCGTCTCCTATTAGTCCCTGA
- a CDS encoding alpha-L-arabinofuranosidase C-terminal domain-containing protein: MKARISRRIYLKSLACGAAAALGAGSRARLFAAESKDSRATLDILLDEQIREPDGKPAVISPLLHGHFTEHIGGVIYDGIWVGPDSRVPNVDGIRKALVESFKKIAPPVIRWPGGCFADRYHWRDGIGPAAGRPRRFNRWGERGEPNAFGTHEFIKFCRLVGAEPYLAANVGTGTAEEFQQWVEYCNAPAGSTTLADERNANGDHEPFKVRFWGVGNENWGCGGTYTPEDYCTEYRKFTTWVPKYGVPLYLVACGPNGGDVSWTRRFLKKWRDAATAPISGFAGHYYCGSSGTATQFNAAQWYDLLDKANYMETFINEHWKAMGEFDPKHEIKFIVDEWGCWHPSGTEIKKEFDFCQISTLRDALVAGLTLDIFHRHAEKLSLCAVAQLVNCLQSLYLATDDKFIETTNYHVFSMYLDHQNGTAVPLRVAADPVTFSLDGKDRKIFRVAGSASVRDRQLTLTLTHTHASEPIEVAIKLVGSARPAELAGTVLTHSKLNAANTFESPAEVIPRDLPLDRPKPDGSLVVTLPPASVTRLRIPLS; this comes from the coding sequence ATGAAGGCGCGAATCAGCCGGAGGATCTACCTGAAGAGCCTGGCCTGCGGCGCAGCGGCCGCATTGGGCGCCGGTTCGCGGGCTCGCCTGTTCGCGGCAGAGAGCAAGGATTCGCGGGCGACGCTCGATATTCTGCTCGACGAACAGATTCGGGAGCCCGATGGCAAGCCGGCCGTGATCAGTCCGCTGCTCCACGGCCATTTCACCGAGCACATCGGCGGGGTTATCTACGACGGCATCTGGGTCGGGCCCGACTCCAGAGTGCCCAACGTGGACGGCATCCGCAAGGCTCTGGTCGAGAGCTTCAAGAAGATCGCTCCGCCGGTGATCCGCTGGCCCGGCGGCTGCTTTGCCGACCGATATCATTGGCGCGACGGCATCGGCCCGGCCGCCGGTCGCCCGCGGCGCTTCAATCGCTGGGGGGAGCGCGGCGAGCCCAACGCCTTCGGCACACACGAATTCATCAAGTTCTGCCGGCTGGTCGGAGCCGAACCCTACCTGGCCGCCAATGTCGGTACGGGGACGGCCGAGGAGTTCCAACAATGGGTCGAGTACTGTAACGCTCCGGCCGGCAGCACCACGCTGGCCGATGAGCGGAACGCCAACGGCGACCACGAACCGTTCAAGGTCCGCTTCTGGGGCGTGGGCAACGAGAACTGGGGCTGCGGCGGAACCTACACGCCCGAGGACTACTGCACCGAGTACCGCAAGTTCACCACCTGGGTGCCGAAGTACGGCGTGCCGCTCTACTTGGTCGCCTGCGGACCCAACGGCGGCGACGTCTCGTGGACCCGGCGATTCCTCAAGAAGTGGCGCGACGCCGCAACCGCCCCGATCAGCGGATTCGCCGGTCACTACTACTGCGGAAGTTCGGGCACCGCCACTCAGTTCAACGCCGCCCAGTGGTACGACCTGCTCGACAAGGCCAACTACATGGAGACGTTCATCAACGAGCACTGGAAGGCCATGGGCGAGTTCGACCCCAAGCACGAGATCAAGTTCATTGTCGACGAGTGGGGCTGCTGGCACCCGTCGGGGACCGAGATCAAGAAGGAGTTTGACTTCTGCCAGATCAGCACGCTCCGCGATGCGCTCGTCGCCGGTCTGACGCTCGACATTTTCCACCGCCACGCCGAGAAGCTCTCGCTATGTGCCGTTGCTCAACTCGTCAACTGCCTTCAGTCGCTCTACTTGGCCACCGATGACAAGTTCATCGAGACGACCAACTACCACGTGTTCAGCATGTACCTCGACCATCAAAACGGCACCGCCGTCCCGCTTCGCGTCGCCGCCGACCCCGTCACCTTCTCGCTCGATGGAAAGGATCGCAAGATCTTTCGCGTAGCGGGCTCCGCGTCCGTGCGGGACAGGCAACTGACTCTGACGCTCACGCACACACACGCATCCGAGCCGATCGAAGTCGCGATCAAGCTGGTGGGTAGCGCCAGGCCGGCCGAGCTTGCCGGCACCGTGCTCACTCACAGCAAGCTCAACGCCGCCAACACGTTCGAGAGCCCGGCGGAGGTTATCCCGCGAGATCTGCCTCTCGACCGCCCGAAACCCGACGGCTCACTGGTCGTCACCTTGCCTCCGGCCTCCGTAACGCGGCTGCGAATCCCCTTATCGTAG
- a CDS encoding uracil-DNA glycosylase — MGLPPDQIRGSLERYLEIDRLLGIDSAPLSPRPPRHAQLSGKHPPAAASPGRDKPVVALQALSPEELLRRQEALKTLDAGQVKGCMKCRLSRTRTQTVFGQGNPAARLVFVGEGPGADEDAQGLAFVGRAGQLLTRMIEAMGLTRDQVFICNIVKCRPPENRTPAPDEISACWPYLEEQLRIITPEVIVALGKPATQTLLGTTEGIGRLRGHWHEFFLSGSPMIGPATPLMPTFHPAYLLRDPGKKPQAWSDLQMVMARLGLPLPERR, encoded by the coding sequence ATGGGGCTTCCTCCCGATCAGATTCGTGGTTCCTTGGAACGATATCTGGAGATTGATCGGCTTCTGGGGATCGATTCCGCACCCCTGTCCCCACGTCCGCCACGGCACGCACAGCTTTCAGGTAAACACCCTCCTGCCGCGGCTTCCCCAGGACGGGACAAGCCGGTTGTGGCCCTTCAAGCCCTTTCCCCGGAGGAATTGCTCCGTCGGCAGGAGGCCCTCAAGACCCTGGACGCAGGGCAAGTCAAAGGCTGTATGAAGTGCCGGTTATCGCGGACGCGAACGCAGACCGTTTTCGGACAGGGGAATCCGGCTGCGCGCCTCGTCTTCGTGGGCGAAGGCCCGGGGGCCGATGAAGATGCGCAGGGGCTCGCCTTTGTTGGCCGGGCAGGCCAGTTGCTCACGAGAATGATTGAGGCGATGGGACTCACCCGAGACCAGGTGTTTATCTGCAACATCGTCAAGTGCCGTCCGCCGGAGAACCGCACGCCTGCTCCTGACGAGATATCCGCCTGTTGGCCCTACCTCGAAGAGCAGCTTCGCATTATCACGCCGGAGGTCATTGTAGCTCTCGGCAAGCCCGCGACGCAGACCCTGCTGGGAACCACCGAGGGAATTGGCCGGCTCCGAGGCCATTGGCATGAGTTCTTCTTGTCCGGATCACCTATGATCGGGCCGGCCACGCCGTTGATGCCCACCTTTCACCCCGCCTATCTTTTGCGAGATCCAGGAAAGAAGCCGCAAGCCTGGAGCGACCTCCAGATGGTCATGGCACGACTTGGGCTGCCCCTCCCGGAGCGGCGGTAG
- a CDS encoding AAA family ATPase, whose protein sequence is MPPSLELRNIGQIQEANLSFGDLTVLVGPQASGKSIALQWLKLVLDTGLVQAQLSQYGLDWGKSVSKFLDLYFGEGMHTVWQEGLSEVLWDHQPWDANKKISRKAVSKKESVFLVPAQRVLTLRDGWPRPFSDFSAGDPFAVRSFSEKLRLLMEQELGAGDAVFPKSNRLKSEYRKLLEKTIFQQFRLKVDALRSQKRLVLGQTAGTAPLPYMVWSAGQREFVPLLLGLYWLMPPAKVSRRNDVQWVIIEEPEMGMHPRAITAVLLLVLELLDRGYRVCISTHVPQVLDLVWVIQKLGRTQAKPEKLLQVFEAPNTQGLRTVAANALRKECKVYFFDGDSGQVHDITGLDPASLDKTESSWGGMLDFSGRANEAVATAMANTGTLFPL, encoded by the coding sequence ATGCCTCCGTCGTTAGAATTGCGAAACATCGGTCAGATTCAAGAGGCGAATCTCTCTTTCGGCGATCTGACGGTCCTTGTCGGCCCACAGGCCAGCGGCAAGAGCATCGCCTTGCAATGGCTGAAACTGGTTCTGGACACAGGCCTCGTTCAGGCTCAACTGTCCCAATACGGCTTGGATTGGGGAAAGAGTGTCTCGAAGTTCCTTGATCTCTATTTCGGCGAGGGCATGCACACGGTCTGGCAGGAAGGTCTAAGTGAAGTGCTCTGGGACCATCAACCATGGGATGCGAACAAGAAGATCAGTCGAAAGGCGGTCAGCAAGAAGGAGTCCGTCTTTCTGGTTCCGGCGCAGCGCGTGCTGACGCTTCGTGACGGCTGGCCTCGTCCTTTCAGTGATTTCTCTGCTGGCGATCCCTTCGCGGTGCGATCGTTCAGCGAGAAGCTTCGACTTCTCATGGAACAAGAACTTGGTGCCGGAGACGCGGTCTTTCCAAAGAGCAACCGGCTGAAAAGCGAGTACCGCAAGCTGCTGGAGAAGACGATCTTCCAGCAGTTTCGTCTCAAGGTGGACGCACTCAGGTCGCAAAAACGGCTCGTTCTTGGCCAGACGGCGGGGACCGCCCCCCTGCCTTACATGGTTTGGTCGGCGGGGCAGAGAGAGTTTGTGCCCTTGTTGCTGGGTCTGTATTGGCTTATGCCCCCGGCAAAAGTGTCCCGCCGCAACGATGTTCAATGGGTGATCATCGAGGAGCCGGAGATGGGCATGCATCCGCGGGCCATCACAGCGGTATTGCTGCTCGTGCTCGAGTTGCTGGACCGCGGCTATCGAGTCTGCATCTCCACTCATGTCCCGCAGGTACTTGATCTCGTGTGGGTGATTCAGAAGCTTGGGAGGACGCAGGCAAAACCCGAGAAGCTGCTGCAGGTGTTCGAGGCGCCGAATACGCAAGGCCTGCGCACCGTTGCAGCCAACGCGCTCAGGAAGGAATGCAAAGTGTATTTCTTCGATGGTGACAGTGGTCAAGTCCACGATATCACCGGCTTGGACCCTGCCTCGCTGGACAAGACCGAGTCGAGTTGGGGTGGGATGCTCGACTTCAGCGGTCGGGCGAACGAGGCGGTCGCGACCGCCATGGCGAATACGGGGACGCTCTTTCCGTTATGA